A genomic region of Oncorhynchus mykiss isolate Arlee chromosome 16, USDA_OmykA_1.1, whole genome shotgun sequence contains the following coding sequences:
- the LOC118939485 gene encoding vegetative cell wall protein gp1-like has translation MIHFNLNCPNSLLVHCNLLNCPNSLLVHCNLLNCPNSLLVHCNLLNCPNSLLLHCNLLNCPNSLIVHCKLLNCPNSLIVHCNVINCPNSLLVHCNLVNCPNSLLVHCNLLNCPNSLLVHCNLLNCPNSLLVHCNLLNCPNSLLVHCNLLNCPNSLLVHCNLLNCPNSLIVHCNLLNCPNSLLVHCNLLNCPNSLLVHCNLLNCPNSLLVHCNLLNCPNSLDSSSSQVISRPELQMRGPPLCPPLPPLTPLPPTDPTSHCPPLPPAAPLCPPLLPAAPHCPHLSLPPSAPRCPSLPPSASRCPPLPPSAPRCPPLPPPLTAPTSHCPPLPPASPLCPPLPPTDPAAPTAPTFHCSPLLPAAPLCSPLPPPLTAPLCLSLPPTAPLCSPLPPLPAAAPHCPHLSLPPSAPRCPPLPPAAPHCPHLSLPPSAPRCPPLPPPLTAPLCPPLPLSAPLCLSLPPTAPLCSPLPPIAPTSHCPHLSLPPSAPRFPPLPPAAPH, from the exons ATGATCCACTTTAACCTCAACTGTCCTAACAGTCTGCTAGTCCACTGTAACCTCCTCAACTGTCCTAACAGTCTGCTAGTCCACTGTAACCTCCTCAACTGTCCTAACAGTCTGCTAGTCCACTGTAACCTCCTCAACTGTCCTAACAGTCTGCTACTCCACTGTAACCTCCTCAACTGTCCTAACAGTCTGATAGTCCACTGTAAACTCCTCAACTGTCCTAACAGTCTGATAGTCCACTGTAACGTCATCAACTGTCCTAACAGTCTGCTAGTCCACTGTAACCTCGTCAACTGTCCTAACAGTCTGCTAGTCCACTGTAACCTCCTCAACTGTCCTAACAGTCTGCTAGTCCACTGTAACCTCCTCAACTGTCCTAACAGTCTGCTAGTCCACTGTAATCTCCTCAACTGTCCTAACAGTCTGCTAGTCCACTGTAACCTCCTCAACTGTCCTAACAGTCTGCTAGTCCACTGTAACCTCCTCAACTGTCCTAACAGTCTGATAGTCCACTGTAACCTCCTCAACTGTCCTAACAGTCTGCTAGTCCACTGTAACCTCCTCAACTGTCCTAACAGTCTGCTAGTCCACTGTAACCTCCTCAACTGTCCTAACAGTCTGCTAGTCCACTGTAACCTCCTCAACTGTCCTAACAGTCTG GACTCCAGCAGCAGTCAAGTCATCTCCAGGCCAGAGCTCCAGATGAGAGGTC CCCCCCTCTGCCCCCCGCTGCCCCCACTGACCCCGCTGCCCCCCACTGACCCCACCTCTCACTGCCCCCCTCTGCCCCCCGCTGcccccctctgcccccctctGCTCCCTGCTGCCCCCCACTGCCCCCACCTCTCACTGCCCCCCTCTGCCCCCCGCtgcccctctctgcccccctctgccTCTCGCTGCCCCCCACTGCCCCCCTCTGCTCCCCGCTGCCCCCCATTGCCCCCACCTCTCACTGCCCCCACCTCTCACTGCCCCCCTCTGCCCCCCGCTTCCCCCCTCTGCCCCCCGCTGCCCCCCACTGACCCCGCTGCCCCCACTGCCCCCACCTTTCActgctcccctctgctccccGCTGCCCCCCTTTGCTCCCCGCTGCCCCCACCTCTCACTGCCCCCCTCTGCCTCTCGCTGCCCCCCACTGCCCCCCTCTGCTCCCCGCTGCCCCCTCTGCCCGCCGCTGCCCCCCATTGCCCCCACCTCTCACTGCCCCCCTCTGCTCCCCGCTGCCCCCCTCTGCCCCCCGCTGCCCCCCACTGCCCCCACCTCTCGCTGCCCCCCTCTGCCCCCCGCTGCCCCCCACTGCCCCCACCTCTCACTGCCCCCCTCTGCCCCCCGCtgcccctctctgcccccctctgccTCTCGCTGCCCCCCACTGCCCCCCTCTGCTCCCCGCTGCCCCCCATTGCCCCCACCTCTCACTGCCCCCACCTCTCACTGCCCCCCTCTGCCCCCCGCTTCCCCCCTCTGCCTCCCGCTGCCCCCCACTGA